The DNA segment GGCTGACATCTTTTAATGCTGCTGCCTCAGGCAGGGCAATTATCACTTCATCAGTGGCCGGGTTGGGGTAAATGTGCAAAGCAATTTGGCGCTCCACTTCCTTTATCCCAACCTTAACGGTGGTATCCTGGCAGTCGGGCTGTACGCAGCCGAAACTATCAGTGAGCATTATCCAGCTCCACAGCCCGGTGGTATCGAAGCCTGGAACCGTACCTCTGCTGACAATATCTCCAACCAATATGATTCCCCCAAAAGGTGTAGGAGCAATATTCTGCAAAAAATTATTCACTCTGAAATCATCAAAGTATCGGTAGTTCCGCTGCCAAATCACCCTTCCATTTTTGTCGGTTTTAAAAGCAACAGCCAAAAAGCTCCCGTTATCATAGTTCTCACCTAAAAACAATAAGCTACCA comes from the Bacteroidia bacterium genome and includes:
- a CDS encoding T9SS type A sorting domain-containing protein, with the translated sequence MHTVKELADGSLLFLGENYDNGSFLAVAFKTDKNGRVIWQRNYRYFDDFRVNNFLQNIAPTPFGGIILVGDIVSRGTVPGFDTTGLWSWIMLTDSFGCVQPDCQDTTVKVGIKEVERQIALHIYPNPATDEVIIALPEAAALKDVSLIVYNSLGQLVYRQRSAGAQSIINVGTWKPGLYLVEARTGDTFSSYKLMVE